The Treponema succinifaciens DSM 2489 region TTCCATTTATCAAATTCCAAGCTACAGAACCGGGGCGTGGCAGCTGTGATTCTGGCGGAAGTTCAGTTCTTTTAAACCAGTGCGCTTCAAGAATTTCAGACTCTTGAATTTTTATTTCGCCGCTTTTGTATTCCGCCGTGAACGCTAGCATGAGCTGATCGGGAAACGGCCATGCTTGGCTTCCGCAGTATTTTATTCTTTGAACTTCTATGTTTGTTTCTTCTTTTATTTCACGCGCCACGCATTGCTCAAGAGTTTCACCTTGCTCAACAAAACCTGAAACGCAGGCGTAGTTTTTGTATGCGGAATTTTTATTTTTTACAAGGAGAATTTCTTCTCCCTTGGAAACGAGCGTTATTGTCGCAGGCTCTATCCGCGGAAAAAATTTTGTTTTGCAGTCCGGACATTTTCTTGCGGATTCAGTTTCATCATCAATTAATTTTCCTTTGCATGAGGGACAGAATTTAAATGCGCTTCTTTGCTTTAAAATGCTTGCGGCTCTTGAAGCTAGGAATGCGGTTTCTTTATGCTCAAAGCAGAATTGCCGGACGGAAATAAATTTACAGTTTTCAGGAGCCGAACAATTTTCTTTTGCCAAAGCTGCGGCGAACGAAAGATTTTTTTCTATATACCAGTCGTCTGAAAAAGTTTCATTTGCAAAAAATTCAAATTCTTTTTTTGAAATAAAAGAATTGTCTTTTACTAAAATTTCATTTCCTTTGCAGACAAAAAAATAATCTGCGTCAAGACAATTCGGCTTTGTAATAATAGGCATAAAAATTCTCCAGTCAATTTTTAAAACAGTAGCAACAAAAAAGACCGCCACAAAAAATGACGGTCTTAGTCTAGCAAAAGACTTTGCAAAAGTTCAAGTGTTAATTAGTGTATGTAAAGCACTAATTAATTTTGCTATTTTATTTCAACTGCATCAGAGACGGTCGAGACAAGTTCCTTTCGCTTATACTTCAGATTTGAAGTGCATCTTGTTTTCAGCACAATGCGGTACGTGCCGGCAGAAAGTGACTTTGGCAATGGAAAAAGCAGAGTTCCGGGCTTGTTTACGGAAAGTTTTGCCGTTACTGGAATCCAGTCCGTGCCGCTTTCGTCAATTGACGCAGTTTCTCCGGTGGCAGGAGCAAACCAGATTCCACCGCCTTCACCGCCAATCAGAAGTTTTTTGCCTAAAATCTGCACAGAGCCGTTCAACGAAAGATTTCCGTCATCATCCCCTGAGTCGATGTCAACAATTCTGCTGATAGTCGCGGCCGGCTCAGAATAAGACTCATGCTCAACCGTAACATTTGAGATTGCGGACTTTGTAAGCTCTGACGGAATAAATTTTACCGTGATGTTCGGCGAAAAACTGCTTCCGTCAGTTGAGCCTTTGCAGGCGATGTAGAACACGCCAAGGTTCAGGCAGTTTACAGAGTTTCCGCCTCCAAGCGATTCTGTAATGACTTTTTCAAAAGCATCGCAGACGGAATAAACCGTGCCGATGTCCAGCTGAGGAACCTTGTTCGCCACAAGCTGAATGACATTCCCGACGGTATGGGTGTTTCGGACTATTCTTCCAACATACTTGTCGGAAGAATCCTTTGAAAAATAGTTGCGCTGTAACTTTACAGACACACGGCCGTTAGGATTCTCAATGGAATCCATGAGATTTGATTTGGCTGCCATAGGGCATTGCCTCCTCTAATATAGAAGATTGTGGCAACGGCTCTTGCATACGGGGGATCAATAATGATAGTATCAAACAACCACATTTGGTATCGTTATCGATGCCGCAAAGTCTGGGAGCCGCTGCCTGTCGCATAACATGCAACTGTTTTCAGACTTTTTTATTTTAATTTTTATGCCGAATATACTATCGGCTTTATTTTCCGCTAATATCCTTCTGCAAGCCATCTGTTCCGCTCTTCCTGCATTTCCTCTTCATATCTGTATTCTTCCTCATAGCTTTTTCGTCTTGGAGAAATCTTTTTTATAAAATCAGCGAATTTCAGCAGAACCGCATTGTCCAAAGACTTGTCCCTGGTCCAATAAGAAACGTATCTTTGAGAATTCCGCCTTAAAGTCTTTATGCGAATTTCAGATGCGGATTCTGACACTCCAAAAGAAGTCTGCAAGAACTCTTTTGTTATGCGGCAGCCAAACGACTTCAGGCGGTTTATTATGGCTTCCGGCATTAAAAGGCAAGATGCAAAATAATTCGCCTCGATTTCGCTTTGTTCATAAAGCTGCTTGAGCCTTGAATCCTTTTTCTTTCTGTATTCTGTAATATGCTCAATATCATGTCCTAGCACAATATGACCGATTTCGTGCGCAATGCTGAATGCAATTCGGACAGAAGGCATATTCTGATTGTAGAAAATGATGTATCTTCCGCAAAACTCGACAGCTTCTGCATCTTTTGAATTGACGACATCATCCGCATTCATTCCTTTCTCTTCTATCCAGGAGAACGGCATTAGAGCAATTGCAATCTCTTTTCCGATTTCGTCCACAAGCAGAAAGCAGTCTAAAGGAAATTTCTTTATTATGCGGGATTTTATCAAAATCTCATTCACACGCTCTTCTATGTCTGTCTTGTAATCTGCTGAAAATTCTCCGTTCACTATTCCCCTCCAAATGCTTCTGTAAACGCGAGGCGCAGAATGCCTTCCGCACGCTCAAGGTCTTTTTCGCCAAGTTTGCTAAGTCCTCTTTGAATCGAGTTTATTTTTGCGTTTGCAACATCCACTTCTCCTATGCCCAATAAATAGTCAGTTGTTGTTCCAAGAACATCACAGATTTTTTCAAGAGTTTCTTTTCTTGGAACAACGCCCCTTGTCTCCCACATTGCGACTCCGCTTTTTGTTACTCCTACCTTATCGGCAAGAGCTTCCTGAGAAAGTTTCCTAGACTCCCGCAGCTCGCGGACTCTCGCCATAAATTTCTCATTTCCCATCTCTTTACCCTGTCTTTAATAAGATACGTCTGGGCAAGGCACGCTTACGCTCAAAACCCTGACCCAGCCGTTTTTAAGTTTTGTATAAACCTTAAAT contains the following coding sequences:
- the nudC gene encoding NAD(+) diphosphatase, which encodes MPIITKPNCLDADYFFVCKGNEILVKDNSFISKKEFEFFANETFSDDWYIEKNLSFAAALAKENCSAPENCKFISVRQFCFEHKETAFLASRAASILKQRSAFKFCPSCKGKLIDDETESARKCPDCKTKFFPRIEPATITLVSKGEEILLVKNKNSAYKNYACVSGFVEQGETLEQCVAREIKEETNIEVQRIKYCGSQAWPFPDQLMLAFTAEYKSGEIKIQESEILEAHWFKRTELPPESQLPRPGSVAWNLINGIFKS
- a CDS encoding DUF4469 domain-containing protein, whose product is MAAKSNLMDSIENPNGRVSVKLQRNYFSKDSSDKYVGRIVRNTHTVGNVIQLVANKVPQLDIGTVYSVCDAFEKVITESLGGGNSVNCLNLGVFYIACKGSTDGSSFSPNITVKFIPSELTKSAISNVTVEHESYSEPAATISRIVDIDSGDDDGNLSLNGSVQILGKKLLIGGEGGGIWFAPATGETASIDESGTDWIPVTAKLSVNKPGTLLFPLPKSLSAGTYRIVLKTRCTSNLKYKRKELVSTVSDAVEIK
- a CDS encoding ImmA/IrrE family metallo-endopeptidase, whose translation is MNGEFSADYKTDIEERVNEILIKSRIIKKFPLDCFLLVDEIGKEIAIALMPFSWIEEKGMNADDVVNSKDAEAVEFCGRYIIFYNQNMPSVRIAFSIAHEIGHIVLGHDIEHITEYRKKKDSRLKQLYEQSEIEANYFASCLLMPEAIINRLKSFGCRITKEFLQTSFGVSESASEIRIKTLRRNSQRYVSYWTRDKSLDNAVLLKFADFIKKISPRRKSYEEEYRYEEEMQEERNRWLAEGY
- a CDS encoding helix-turn-helix domain-containing protein, with amino-acid sequence MGNEKFMARVRELRESRKLSQEALADKVGVTKSGVAMWETRGVVPRKETLEKICDVLGTTTDYLLGIGEVDVANAKINSIQRGLSKLGEKDLERAEGILRLAFTEAFGGE